The following DNA comes from Oncorhynchus mykiss isolate Arlee chromosome 16, USDA_OmykA_1.1, whole genome shotgun sequence.
atatattgaCATGGGGTTGTTTCAGAATAGATACAATTAtaagatttttttttgtgaaagaaataagtaaatgtattttgcaacatTACAAATATACAAATAGAAGCAATCTTAATATACATACAATAATCATATTTTAAAAATAAACACATTATAAGAAAATACTTAGAGGACATTTTTGATAGGGGTTGTTTCAGGAAGGGACCTAAGACACATTCAAACAGCACATATTCAACATTTCCAACTTAGTCGCAGATCTTGCTCTTCCAGACCACTAGGAAAACCAAGACGGGGATGAGACTGACTGGAATGAGGGTAAGGGTAAGCACAACACCGGAGGGGGCATCGGGAAATAACTGCTCCTCCTCCGGACATGCCTGGAAGAAGCTGGAATGGATCTGGATAAAGAAGTCTTGCACCACTTGGTTCGGGAAGTAACATCCTAAGTTGGTGGTCAAGCTCTCGATACATCTGGTCAGCTCATTGTATGGTCTGCCGTGGAGAGATCAAGTCAGGTTTTTACAGTAAATGCAAAGTAACTCTGTTAGCTAATACATTTTACAGTAATGATCGTTTTTTTTACTCAATGAAGACTATTGGAGACTTGAGTTattcttcatttttttttaaggGCAAGATTAAATTGGTTATGTATTATCAGATATTTATACTATCGTGGTAATTGTCGTAATATTTGAGAGTTGAAGAATGACAGAGTGTGCATGCACACCTGcctgtgtgcctgcctgtgtgcgAGCCCGTGTGTGTTGCAGAGTGTGTACAGCCTCTAtacaccctcccctctaccctcatGCTCTCTACTGTCAACTAATGATCACTTGCCGACAACGAGTGACTGGATGTGTTTCCTCTGCCCATGCTTTAGAGGTACTTGCTTCAACTATTCTGTTTCAAGTAACTCCCATGTGCTGTTACTGTTTACGTTGAAAGTGGAAGAGGTCTAACGAGAGAGGTCCAAGTATAGAGATAAAACTATTTGTTCTATGAGTCCAAGTATGAAACTAATTCAGTACCAATGGAACCGAAGAGAGCGATGTAAGTAGTAAAGTCTGTGCAGGTTGTTTTAACCAGTTATAACTCATGTAAGGAGATTGAACCAATAGTCTAACAGTTTGATGTGATTCAACCAATACTGGTGATGTAGATTACATCTAAAACAGGAAGTCAAACAATGAATTTGCGATGGAACTATATATGTAATGTAAAAATGAACCAGATCTGATCACATTTGGTGTTAAGATGCATTTGAGTTATTTGGTTCTGTTTTCTGGATGTAGATCACATTTTAATACTAAGTGTAAATAGGGTCAAAGAGTAGTAAGCATATAATGTCTGAAAGCAACATTTAGTCAGAAAGCAACATTTAGGTATACCTGATGACTTGGTCCCATTCACACCAGAGTTCCTTGTTGATGTCTGTCATTTCAGAGTGAAACGGATTCCAGCAGATAGTGTAGCTGAAGTGTTCTAGGAGGTTCTCATTGCAGTGGCGAAAAACAGCGGAATACTCCTGATCCTGAAAACTTTCTAGGGGTACAACCAGAGAGAATATATATCTTACACCATCATGACACATTTTACCCCATTTATAATCCACCCATCCAATGTATTGCCTACGCATAGATGAAATCAGGTATCTTATACAGTATTGTTGCAATGTTGGGCTGGCACTATCTGGCCAGGGTAAAAGGATAGAAGTGTGTCACATTATTACACCTAGTACCTTGTCAAATAatctatttaaaaatatatataaatatatatatataaatatatatgtatatatatttgaaCTGTTGATTTGGGGAAAAAATCCAACCACAAGGTACAATATAATACAAATTGATTAGGAAGATACATCATGCATTTGAATTAGGTACTATTATTTTGCCAAAGGTAAGTCAAATGCATTAAAGATCATTTGAGCACTTACCGTTATCTTCAAATGTTACATTGGATGAGACGTTGCTTTGTAATTGAATTTGACCTGGAAATTAAGAGGTGTTTAACATTATTGTGTTAAAAGAATGTGGTAGTGCATTGTCACGTGTGGTCAAATATGCCTTCAAATATGTCTTCTTACTCCCACTAACATACAGAGTTTGGCTTAGTTACACCTTTGATTACACCACCGTGACAAGGCAGCTACGCAACAAGAAAAAGCAGCAACAAGGAACCACCAATACTATTGTATCAGAAGTCTTGTCTTATCACTCACACACCGCCCAGACAGCAGACACTTAATAGCAAAAGGATAAAAAACATTATAATACATCAATGATGTATTGTAAGACTTGTCATAAGCATGCTTGACCCCTTTATATTGTCTTATGATCTTCTTATAATGATTTTGACTAAATAACAGCTCCCCATGCAGTATATTAGCCACATAGAAATACATCACACATTATAAGGTTCTTGAACATGCCTGTTAACTTTcagtaaagtgttaccataggATACATACCTAAGACGAGGACAGGGAAAAGCAGTAGGAAGATCATGGTGGAGAGAGGACACTGGAGAGCCCCGGAGCCAAATTAAACTCAAGGACCAGTGAGTAGCAGCCAAGAGTGTCAATACGTTGTCCTCCTCCGAAAGTGAACAGGAGTGGGTTAAAGAGCGAGACCTAAGCCCACCCATGTTTTTCCAGCCATTGTTCACAGAAAAGTGCTGACGAAACATCCTACTGTTCTGTTGATGTTGATTTCATGGCTCGATGGACACCGACTTTGGGGTGGcatttcccctaggtacagatccaTGATAAGCTTCCCCTTCCTCAAtcccaaccttaaccattagcAGGGGAAATGCAAAGCTGACCCAAGACCAGCGTATAGGGGCCACTTCAACCTACACCAAGAAGTTTGCCCAAAAAGTTTGCCCACCCTTGCTCTAAAGGCACGTAGCAATCTCTGTCTTTAACCCTTCCCACATCCACTCGCCTCTGACTCCttactggcagcttcattaaatagtaccctcaaaaccccagtctcaacgtcaaccgtgaagaggcaactctgggatgctggccttctaggcaaaattcctctgtccagtgtctgtgttcttttgcccattttaatattttctttttatttccAATCTGAGAtattgctttttctttgcaactctgcctagaaggtcaacatcccggagtcgcctcttcactgttgacgttgagactgtggttttgtgggtactatttaattaaactgcaagttgaggacttgtgaggcgtctgtttctcaaactagacattctaatgtacttgtcctcttgctcagttgtgcacaggggcctcccactcctctttctattctggttagagccagtttgcgctgttctgtgacgggagtagtacacagcattgtacgagatcttctgtttcttggcaatttctcacatggaaatagccttcatttctcagaacaagaatagactgatgagtttcagaaaagttatttgtttctagccattttgagcctgtaatcgaacccacaaatggcgatgctctagatactcaattagtctaaagaaggcatgttttattgcttctttaatcagaacaacagttttcagctgtgctaacataatttcaaaagggttttctcatgatcaattagccttttaaaatgataaacttggattagctaacacaacgtgccattggaacacaggagtgatggttgctgataatgggcctctgtacgcctatgtagatattccatgaagaatctgtcgtttccagctacaatagtaatttacaacattaacaatgtcactgtatttctgatcaatttgaggttattttaatggacaaaaaatgtgcttttctttcagaaacaaggGCATtgctaagtgactccaaacttttgaacggtagtgtatattattataatattttttaatttaatGTCTCGTGATCCGGATTGATGGCCCGGCGGGCCGGATACTGCCCACGGCCCATACTTTGCTCCCCTTGCTTTAGAGAGACAGGCCTCTCTTGAATCAGATAATCCACAGGGAATTAACGATTTGTATACATTTGTGGGAACAAATATAGCAATTTTGCAAGCTGTTACTCTACGGTGCTCTATACTGGGTCAAAAAAATGTATCGGAGTCACAGTACAAAGTAAGGAAAATAAATAATTGCAGTTTTAGGGATATAATTTCAAAAGGCaaaaatatgtgtgtgtctgtgtgtgtgtgtcagcctttGCGAGTGCGGGTGTGTGTCCACATGTGCGTGCGTGGGAGTGCGTGTCTGCATCATTCTGCTAGTGCaccagtatgtgtgtgtcctcATGTTCCTGCGAGTAtacaagtgagtgtgtgtgacgaGAGTCAAGGGTCCATTTGGGCGTAGGGTCCATTTGGGCGTAGGAGCCACTCGGGCTAGTTTCCTGCCGTCTGATTGCCAGGGCTCTTGAGAGATTTCCCCTACGCTCAACGGCTCAGAAGACGACTCgcccaatggaaacaggaagttggATGGACATGAAAGATAGCCGTGCTTGTTAAAACAAACACAAATAAAACATACAAGAACCACACAACTGGGGCAAACATGCATGCAATGCTGGGGCGTACACTCACTCACATGCAAATAGTTGCACGTATAGTATgcttgcacacgcacacacacacacacacacaaaatcaggagtaagaatttgcttaacaagtcacataataagttgcattgactcactctgtgtgcaatttCTCAGTACTACCTCATCTTtgtaacccacacatacagtacaattaCCTGTAAGGTTCCCCTCAggcgagcagtgaatttcaaacacagttttaaccacaaagaccggggaggttttccaatgcctcgcaaagtggggcacctattggtagatgggtaaaaaaggaAACATTGAAATATCCCTTTGATCATGATGAAGTTATTAGTTACACTTTagatggtgcatcaatacacccagtcattacaatgatacaggcgtccttcctaactcagttgccggaaaaGAAGGGCGCCGctgtgactttaaaacagctacagagtttaatggctgtgataggagaaaactgaggatggatcaacaacattgtagttactccacaatactaacctaatttacagagtgaaaaggaggaagtctgtacagaataaaaatattccaaaacatgcatcctgtttgcaacaaggcactagaGTAATACTGCAAAAGATTTGGACAAGcaatttactttttgtcctgaatacaaagtgtatgTTTCGGCCAAatccaatacaatacattactgaCTATTTTCTCTATATTTTCATGCTATGGCTATACTGGTAATCTTGGGCAgaaactttggttttagaagtgtgggggacatttatatatacagtatatatattatatttttaaaTCCAGTCAAATAAACACTGCAAACAGCCTACCCGGCCACTCGGaggtgtccgcatggtcctaaagcacaccgctgcctcgttttgtatcacattcctatgataaaactggggggagACAAAAATGCATGTCACCAGTGAAAGTTGCTCCCCTGCtggtaatcgttaaggactggggagtttttcaggattaaCAATTaaaggaatggagctaagcacaggcaaaatcctagaagaaaacctggtcagtctgctttccaccagacactgggagattaattcacctttcagcaggacaataacataaaacataagggcaaatctacactggagttgcttagcaagacagtgaatgttcctgagcggccgagttacagttttgactaaaatctatggcaaggctTGAAAATGATTGTCTAATAATGATTAGCAACCAATTCAACAGaggttgaagaattttgaaatgaataatggacaaatattgtacaatccaggtgtgaaaaactgttagagacgtacccagaaagactcagggctgtaatcactgccaaagatgattctacCATGTATTTACTCAGtggtgtgaatagttatgtaaattagatattttttgtatttcattgtcaataaatttgcaaacatttaaaaaaaaaacatgttttcactttgtcattatggggtactgtgtgtagaataagtcaaggggtttgaatactttctgaaggcactgtaagttacTGTGAATATTCACAGTAACTTACTTTCCACACTATAACAAGTAACTGCCTAAGGCATTAAAGAAATTGAGTAGTGGCTACTCAGACATCTCCAATGGGCGGTTGAACTCAAATCATAAAAGTGGTACTAACTCATATCAATAAGATTTCTTATCACTTAATATTTTTGAGTACTGTTAACAAATATTAAGTTATTGAGGAAATATAACTTTGTGGTGTGCTAATCTAAAGGGATTGAGTTTTTACAGTTTATgataattatatattttaaagtCAATATAACTATTATTAAATAAGTTGTTCTTACTTACTTCTTACTTGTTTTAAGTATTTACTTAAAATAATAAAGTAGTAGTCAGACACATTGATATTGGAGTAAAAAACACTTTATTTATCTGTATTGTGCTGATAATTATTACATTTGTGCAAGTTATAAATTCCTAATAGTGCCACCTGGCTCTGTTTTTAGAGGATTGTGTGTAATTCAACATTTTCAGATTTGTATTATACTTTTGCACAATGTTGTAAGCTGGTTTGAAGAGAGAAAAGTATGTTTCTAAAATAGTACTAAGCAGTTTGATGTGCTATGAGGTGCAATTGATCATGATGAATGGATATCAAAATAATGAGACAAGCTATTCCCACCATCAACAAGGTCATGTGCACCACTCTGAATGACAGAGGCTAATGCAGCGTCATGTAATAATTACAGCTCGACCTCCAGTTACTGCAAGAGaatgagcactgtgctcaacaatgcCTGCTAAGGTGGGCCAAAATGACAAATTGTTTAATACATAAAACAATCTTAAACATTAATACACAACCACTGAAAATTAATAAGCAGAACGACTTCGTAGTTACACCTGAAAAACGTGGAAGGAAGGTAAATACTTTAAGCAGAAGGGACCCTACATTTTTTGTTCGAAACTAACATATGGACTTTTTTTTAAGCTAGTCATACCAAAGATTATTTTGCAATTTGATtatgaattttaagaccccttaagTTATCATTtatcttttttttaattttttttatgtattgGATGAAACATGGAATTTgccattactgctattagccaatagaaacacattaaaTAAAAGATTCACTACATGGACAACAGATAGACCCACAAagaatctaaaggaagtttgttctgaagtgtctgtcctatagctgAGCGATATTAGACAGGaaactgtttgttttttaaaattctaCATGTATATATTCCCTTATTTTAGGCACTAAACTATCTCCATATATACATCCATTAAATGTTTAACTGGTACCGGGGACCtaagacgagtcttgtgaggcttgttggcatcctagagcaaaacggagaacattgtgtttgtgagtctCATCTTTCAGTAGGATGGTCAtgatagtttgtaggccaaaccgttcggacgctacatACGTTTATGTGAGAAGacatctcatggtctgacaaacactacTCTatctctgccacctttcaccgcagatgagGAAGGGCGAATGTTGGCGCAtgaggtggattgagacgcagcccttgcaaaaaaaacagatatctctagcttaaacagacaAATTATTATGTTAACTAGATTTCCGCGAGGCGCAGAAATTGTAGGCCAATGGACCTTAACTTGCAAGATGTCAGGAGAACAGCACTCTGGCACTCAGGAGCAGGTTGTGGCAGCCAACGTTGAAAGACATTGTTTAGGAACCCCTCTCGAAAAGGAGGGCCTGGAATGTTAAGGGTGTATAGCAAGTGGCTTCATTGTGTCTACTTCCTGCATAGGAGAACTCATAAGGGTGTGACGACTGATGTGGTATGTTGCTCTACATTGAGGTAGTTAACATCGAACATAGTGTATTGGGGTGGAATAAATTCTAGGTCTGAGTGCGACCAATGGGTAAGTTTGACCATCTCCCCATCAAGAGTTTAAGAATGCAGGTGCAATACTCCTGAGACCCTAAATAAATAGTAAATTCATAGCAGTAAAGTTTCCAAAACAGAGCACTTTCAGTACAAACCAAAAAGTGTGATGATGATGCAAAACGCATCACAAATTTAGATTTTGAATGGAAGTGCTCTATCTTGAAACCTTACTGCTGACGTGCACCATGTTTTGGTACCATAACAACATTGCACTGATTAACAAAATACTCAACAATGTTTTTAATGTCTTTAAGTCATTCAGAGACATTGACATTTGGAGTAAACAATAGATGTAGGTAAGATTGGCATTCAAAACAGCTTGTAGACCAAATGAAGGTCGTTCGTTGGTTCCCATCAACTAGACAACCACAGagtacagaaaaaaaacaaggGAGGTAGAGAAAACAAATCAGTGGGGCCAGAGCCTAACGAGAAACCACATCTCACACTTCGGTGAACTTGAAAAACATTTcccatttgcaaaaaaaaaaaaaaaagagacagaaacacaacACTTTGGTGTCTAACCCTATCAGCAAATGGCAAGCTGCAGTAGTGAAACATTAGCTTGCTGTTCTATGCCTCCGCAGTAAAGTAGCGGGCATGGTAATTATGTATTTCAGTGCAGTGGTGAATTTGATGCACAGCTCCCGTGGGAAATTTGGAGGTACACAAATCATCTTCTATCCATTTTATAGGGCAAaaacatcagataacattttcTGCTGTTGACATTTGACTAAGCTGTCAAAAAAAACTTTAATTCATCTTGAAATAAAACAAGCTTTGAAACCCTGTTGTTGATTTGTGGTTAAAACAGGGTTAAAATGTGACAAAAACAGTACAAACTGATTAACTAAGttctgcatgtttttttcaacaGGGAATTGACCATTGGGGACAGATCAAAGTTATAAAATGAAAGTTCAGATAAAGGTAATTAAGGTAAAGCATAAATCAAGACAGTTTATTTGTGGGTTTAATACCTTACTAAAAAAATGGCTGCAAACCAGGCAAATATTTAGTCAATCTGGCCCGATGTTGACTCAACCAATTTCTGTCCATAGAGTTGCTTACTGTATATTTTATCACTTGCATAGTTCAGTGTAAGATTTGCCCTTAGGGTGCTCCCTTAGTGGAACACTGTTTATAGGGGTCAGGCAGATTAGTGAAAGGTTGTGAACTGTCATGATCACAACTACCAGGTAACACCCATGTCCTAAACCTCCCATGCACTCTAAACCCTCAGCCACAGTGCACCAAGTTAAACCAGTATGACCTAAACATGACCTTAAACACCATACAACAAACAATAAAAACACATGTTGTTGTGAGCCACTTACCTTACCTTATAACACATATTTCTACAGGCACTTATAAGGAACCAATTAGCTTTAATGAATTTTTTCTTCATGCTTATCTTTGACATTTCTGCTGGATATAAAAATGATAAACATGATAGAGTTTCTGAATTGAGTTCACAATAGTACTATTTTGTGAAATGATGTCTAAAATAGATAGTAAAATCATAAAGATTAATCTCCGTATTACATTATGTGACTGTATGAAACGTTTACATAGGTTGCTACTGTAGGAAATAACCTTTGCCAAGCAACTTTTGACCCGCCCAAAAAACAAATTTGAATGACAAACATCCTTTTTGTTGACACTATGGTGCATGTCTTCAGTGTCATGAAAAGTTTGAGGGGCATGGGGTCAACAACAACTTCTTTGATAGGCTATAGACAAACATATGGTAAAGGTGTGTGTCCCAGAGATTGACATCTCCCAAACAAGTCACTGCTACAGAGGAGGGCTTCAGGACATGTCTGTCACTGTTGACAGCAGAAGTAAGTTTTTGAAATGAATGGAAACTAAGAAATGGGTATTACATTGTTCAAATATAGTTGATTATCTTTATGGGTAATTAAATCTTTAAATACATGTATCATTCTGCAGAAATGAGTAAGTATATTAGGAAAAAGTTACGTGATGTAATAAGATAAATGTGCCAAGTGTTCCATGGGATATTTGTGTGACAAAATAATATCACATTACTCTTACTTTGAAAAGCACTTGTTATTAGTATTATCATTAATATCGTAAATATATTTGTTGATGAATCTTGCTGCTATTCGAGTGCATGCAAAAGTAGTGATGATTATGGTCACACCTTCACAACTATGAAAGAAGGTAGTGTGGTTGACTCTCCAGTGCGCTTCATTGTCTGACTAATCCATAGACTTTTCGGAGGGTTTATTGTTTTAGTACCAAATTCACTCAGCTGCCAACGTAATAGCTATGAATTGTTAAAGTTAgaatgaatttgatttgatttgatttgataattgaATTAGTTAAATTCTTCTTTTTAAGTCTGACTTTTCACAACAATTTTAATCTGTACTATCTAAATTGATATTATAACAGTTAGTAGAGTAGTATAAGGTTGCATCTGTTG
Coding sequences within:
- the LOC110491706 gene encoding receptor activity-modifying protein 1, translated to MIFLLLFPVLVLGQIQLQSNVSSNVTFEDNESFQDQEYSAVFRHCNENLLEHFSYTICWNPFHSEMTDINKELWCEWDQVIRPYNELTRCIESLTTNLGCYFPNQVVQDFFIQIHSSFFQACPEEEQLFPDAPSGVVLTLTLIPVSLIPVLVFLVVWKSKICD